The following DNA comes from Hyphococcus flavus.
GGGCTGGATGACGCGAAAATAGAAACCGTCTTGTCTTTCCTTCAGTCCGGGCCTGAAAATACAACTGATGATCCGCTGGCGGTCATTGCGAAACTGCTTGGCGATACGAAAAGCGGAGTGAGCGGGCTTGAAGAGCTAAATGGCATCAAGTCATCAATTCCTGATTTCGATGCACGCGGCATTATTTTCGATTGTTCCGTCATTCGCGGTCTCGACTATTACACCGGCCCGGTGTTTGAAGCGGAATTCAAATCGACATTGACCGATGCGAAAGGCCGGCCCGTGCAGATGGGCTCAATCGGCGGCGGCGGGCGCTATGACGGTCTTGTCAAACGGTTCAAGGGCATGGAAGTGCCAGCGGTCGGTGTCTCGGTCGGCGTATCGCGTCTTCTTGCTGCCCTTGAATTGAAAAAAACCGGTGAGGCAGCAACGCATGGCCCGGTCGTTGTGCTGGCGCTCGAAAAAAATCAGATGGCCGAATACCAGAAAATGGCGGCGGAACTGCGCACGGCTGGAATACGCGCCGAGGTCTATCTCGGTGGCTCTAACTTCGCCAAGCAGCTTAAATACGCTGACAAGCGCGCGGCGCCCATCGCGATAATTCAGGGCGAGGATGAGCGCAATAACGGCGAGATCACCATCAAGGATCTTGTCAAAGGCGCCGAGCTGTCAAAACAGATCGAAGACAATAAAGAGTGGCGGGAGGAACAACCCGCACAGTTTTCCGTAAAGCGTAGTGAGCTTGTTGTGTCGGTGAAGAAAGTTTTGGCGCAAAGCCAAGACTGACCTCAGCAAACGCCATGTTCGATTGCTATTGGCGCGCAAGGCGTCATTGAGCGGGAAAGTGTTTTCCAGCCATCTTCGGTTCTTACAAAAGTCGCCATGAATTTCATGGGCGGAAACTTACCTAAGGGTTGCATGGTTCCATCAATATCAATTTTGCCAACGAGTACAGCTGTATCATTGTAAAAAATAACTTGTTCTTGAGAAAATTCGACGGCGCGCACATCAAGACTGCCAACCCCCACAACCGCTTGCGCCTTGGTCTCAACTCGACCCCCAGGGGCAATTACCAGATACTGATCAACCGCGAGGCGTTCCAAAGGTTCCGCGTTCTTGTTCAGTAGGAGTTCTTGTTGCTGTTCTCTGTTAAGCTGCTTGATTTTTTCTGTGTCAGCCAGATTGTCACTCTGGTTTGAGGCTAGACAACTG
Coding sequences within:
- the hisS gene encoding histidine--tRNA ligase, with product MTQQKNKKQKTFRPKARIPRGFRDRLGTEIVAEREMLARISAVYEAWGFDPLETPAFEYTDALGKFLPDVDRPNQGVFSLQDDDEQWMSLRYDLTAPLARYVAENYDALPKPFRRYQVGPVWRNEKPGPGRFRQFTQCDADTVGAPAPYADAEICALFGEVIEAAGISTDDFFIRVSNRKIVDGLFEKIGLEGDESLETRLTVMRSMDKFDKFGAKGVALLLGPGRKDESGDFTDGAGLDDAKIETVLSFLQSGPENTTDDPLAVIAKLLGDTKSGVSGLEELNGIKSSIPDFDARGIIFDCSVIRGLDYYTGPVFEAEFKSTLTDAKGRPVQMGSIGGGGRYDGLVKRFKGMEVPAVGVSVGVSRLLAALELKKTGEAATHGPVVVLALEKNQMAEYQKMAAELRTAGIRAEVYLGGSNFAKQLKYADKRAAPIAIIQGEDERNNGEITIKDLVKGAELSKQIEDNKEWREEQPAQFSVKRSELVVSVKKVLAQSQD
- a CDS encoding nuclear transport factor 2 family protein, producing MIEFGNPRLQLRGNGMNFSKTKTSTFGLAVSMAATASSCLASNQSDNLADTEKIKQLNREQQQELLLNKNAEPLERLAVDQYLVIAPGGRVETKAQAVVGVGSLDVRAVEFSQEQVIFYNDTAVLVGKIDIDGTMQPLGKFPPMKFMATFVRTEDGWKTLSRSMTPCAPIAIEHGVC